Proteins encoded within one genomic window of Platichthys flesus chromosome 17, fPlaFle2.1, whole genome shotgun sequence:
- the oxnad1 gene encoding oxidoreductase NAD-binding domain-containing protein 1: MSVPGLLSSAARSLSLPGPAAGLLCSRLLVQPSSTSRRNMTSKRKMDHLERTANNSRQSPLYPAQVCGIINESETVRRLRIAVHPNFSFKAGQWVDFFIPGVEKVGGFSMCSSPCLLQREGVIELAVKYTQHPPAHWVHTVCEVGSQVAMRVGGDFFFDPAPSDPPVDLLLVAGGVGINPLYSILLHAADLQHLNQSSGSVDYNIGSAHLCYSAKNTHELLFQSSITEVCRDFPDKFSCDFHVTQQSPDADPRVQPFINRGRITEEELRARVDPQRTLCYLCGPPPMIEGISKTLMDFGLSKDRILFEKWW; this comes from the exons ATGAGCGTCCCGGGTCTGTTGTCCTCCGCTGCCCGAAGCCTCAGCCTCCCAGGTCCCGCCGCTGGTCTGCTCTGCTCCCGGCTGCTGGTCCAGCCCAGCTCCACCTCAAG AAGAAATATGACCTCCAAAAGAAAAATGGACCACCTCGAGAGGACAGCAAACAACTCCAGACAGAGT CCTCTGTATCCTGCTCAAGTATGTGGAATAATAAATGagtcagagacagtgagacgtTTGAGGATAGCCGTCCATCCAAACTTCAGCTTCAAAGCGGGACAGTG GGTGGATTTCTTCATCCCCGGTGTGGAGAAGGTGGGAGGTTTCTCCATGTGCTCCAGCCCGTGCCTGCTGCAGCGGGAAGGGGTCATCGAACTGGCTGTAAAGTACACCCAACACCCCCCGGCACACTGGGTCCACACTGTG TGTGAAGTGGGCTCCCAGGTGGCCATGCGTGTTGGCGGGGACTTCTTCTTTGACCCGGCACCTTCAGATCCCCCTGTGGATTTGCTGCTGGTGGCTGGCGGCGTCGGGATCAACCCTCTGTACTCCATTCTGTTGCACGCCGCAGATCTGCAGCATCTCAACCAATCCTCGGGCAGCGTCGACTACAACATCGGCTCCGCTCACCTCTGCTACAGCGCCAAGAACACCCACGAGCTGCTCTTCCAG AGCTCCATCACCGAGGTGTGTCGGGATTTCCCCGACAAGTTCTCCTGCGACTTTCACGTCACGCAACAGAGCCCAGATGCCGACCCACGCGTCCAGCCATTCATCAACC GTGGGAGaatcacagaggaggagctgcgGGCCCGTGTGGACCCACAGAGGACTTTGTGTTACCTGTGCGGACCCCCGCCCATGATCGAAGGCATTTCCAAAACCCTCATGGACTTCGGCCTCTCGAAAGACAGGATCCTCTTCGAGAAGTGGTGGTAG
- the wipf3 gene encoding WAS/WASL-interacting protein family member 3 isoform X2: protein MAPMGPSLGGLFAGGFPSLRPIGQRDLTVKTSVSRSSSSASLKPLWNAPTDPEPHMTAEPRTSSHRAHAPSSSAPPSPSHGSKHPPLFPASSPPLIPPAPSSAPPPPPPPQAFQDRPASRPPPLPSCPPPPPPSQVTKPTWLPIQHSHHASISQPSTPPPPPPPFHPQSAAPGDRTSGCFYPLLPSPVHSEPSRFPTLRDSPLGPPPPPPPPPLPSSFTPTCPTNLPPPPPKMAPVPSPAMRSLPPSYPCNAPTRRPPAVPRSAGAGRLAPPPAPPARSPNTELSTRIPPPPPPPLLPPSSLRNGHLQSLDDFESKFHFHPVEDLPPPDEFRPFHRIYPSKENRVNPKPQMIRTHLR from the exons ATGGCACCCATGGGACCCTCTCTGGGTGGGCTATTTGCTGGAGGGTTCCCCTCCCTCAGGCCTATAGGACAAAGAGACTTAACAGTCAAGACCTCAG TTTCTCGATCGAGCTCGTCAGCGTCCCTGAAGCCGCTGTGGAACGCACCCACAGACCCGGAGCCCCACATGACGGCGGAGCCCCGCACCTCCAGCCACCGCGCACACGCTCCCTCATCCTccgctcctccctctccctctcacgGCAGCAAGCACCCACCTCTTTTCCCCGCTTCCTCCCCCCCTCTGATTCCCCCggccccctcctctgctcctcccccaCCGCCGCCACCTCAAGCCTTCCAGGACCGTCCCGCCAGCAGGCCCCCGCCGctcccctcctgtcctccccctccGCCGCCGTCCCAGGTCACCAAGCCCACCTGGCTTCCCATCCAGCATTCCCACCACGCTTCCATCTCCCAGccctctactcctcctcctcctcctcctcctttccatcCTCAATCCGCTGCCCCAGGGGACCGCACCTCGGGATGCTTCTACCCTCTGCTCCCCTCTCCAGTCCACTCTGAACCGTCGAGGTTCCCCACCCTGCGGGACAGCCCTCTGGgacctcctcccccacctcctcctccacccctcccaTCTTCCTTTACCCCCACCTGCCCAACCAACCTCCCTCCACCGCCGCCAAAGATGGCCCCAGTGCCCTCCCCAGCCATGCGCTCACTGCCGCCGTCCTACCCCTGCAACGCTCCCACCCGACGGCCACCTGCTGTGCCCAGAAGTGCAG GTGCAGGTCGgcttgctcctcctccagctcctccggCACGTTCCCCGAACACGGAGCTGTCAACCCGCATTCCTCCCCCACCGCCTCCACCTCTCCTGCCCCCATCCAGTCTCAGGAACGGACACCTGCAAAGCCTGG ATGATTTTGAATCCAAGTTCCACTTCCACCCGGTAGAAGATTTACCTCCTCCAGACGAGTTCAGGCCCTTCCATCGGATCTACCCCAGCAAAGAGAACagag tGAACCCCAAACCACAAATGATTAGGACACACCTCAGATGA
- the LOC133972274 gene encoding proline-rich protein 15-like protein, with translation MTERTPWWKAFLTKKKPTGPKDASGPHVFGPDFDPFAQKDGSTGASRTTGDQPLSQQDSGKNSSMLSDDTYDDSRLESVFNEQTCRRNMKVSRSGRFKEKRRVRSSLPVQEKETQEHAASGREEKR, from the coding sequence ATGACGGAGAGAACCCCATGGTGGAAGGCATTCCTGACAAAGAAGAAGCCAACTGGCCCCAAGGATGCAAGTGGGCCCCACGTCTTCGGCCCAGACTTTGACCCCTTTGCACAAAAAGATGGCTCCACAGGTGCCTCCAGGACCACCGGCGACCAGCCCCTGTCCCAGCAGGACTCAGGCAAGAACTCCAGCATGCTCAGTGACGACACCTACGACGACTCCCGCCTGGAATCCGTCTTCAACGAGCAGACGTGTCGCAGGAACATGAAGGTGTCCCGCTCGGGTCGAttcaaggagaagaggagggtgcGCTCCAGCCTTCCCGTCcaggagaaagagacacaagAGCATGCGGCgtcagggagagaggaaaaacgGTGA
- the wipf3 gene encoding WAS/WASL-interacting protein family member 3 isoform X1: MAPMGPSLGGLFAGGFPSLRPIGQRDLTVKTSVSRSSSSASLKPLWNAPTDPEPHMTAEPRTSSHRAHAPSSSAPPSPSHGSKHPPLFPASSPPLIPPAPSSAPPPPPPPQAFQDRPASRPPPLPSCPPPPPPSQVTKPTWLPIQHSHHASISQPSTPPPPPPPFHPQSAAPGDRTSGCFYPLLPSPVHSEPSRFPTLRDSPLGPPPPPPPPPLPSSFTPTCPTNLPPPPPKMAPVPSPAMRSLPPSYPCNAPTRRPPAVPRSAGAGRLAPPPAPPARSPNTELSTRIPPPPPPPLLPPSSLRNGHLQSLALADDFESKFHFHPVEDLPPPDEFRPFHRIYPSKENRVNPKPQMIRTHLR; the protein is encoded by the exons ATGGCACCCATGGGACCCTCTCTGGGTGGGCTATTTGCTGGAGGGTTCCCCTCCCTCAGGCCTATAGGACAAAGAGACTTAACAGTCAAGACCTCAG TTTCTCGATCGAGCTCGTCAGCGTCCCTGAAGCCGCTGTGGAACGCACCCACAGACCCGGAGCCCCACATGACGGCGGAGCCCCGCACCTCCAGCCACCGCGCACACGCTCCCTCATCCTccgctcctccctctccctctcacgGCAGCAAGCACCCACCTCTTTTCCCCGCTTCCTCCCCCCCTCTGATTCCCCCggccccctcctctgctcctcccccaCCGCCGCCACCTCAAGCCTTCCAGGACCGTCCCGCCAGCAGGCCCCCGCCGctcccctcctgtcctccccctccGCCGCCGTCCCAGGTCACCAAGCCCACCTGGCTTCCCATCCAGCATTCCCACCACGCTTCCATCTCCCAGccctctactcctcctcctcctcctcctcctttccatcCTCAATCCGCTGCCCCAGGGGACCGCACCTCGGGATGCTTCTACCCTCTGCTCCCCTCTCCAGTCCACTCTGAACCGTCGAGGTTCCCCACCCTGCGGGACAGCCCTCTGGgacctcctcccccacctcctcctccacccctcccaTCTTCCTTTACCCCCACCTGCCCAACCAACCTCCCTCCACCGCCGCCAAAGATGGCCCCAGTGCCCTCCCCAGCCATGCGCTCACTGCCGCCGTCCTACCCCTGCAACGCTCCCACCCGACGGCCACCTGCTGTGCCCAGAAGTGCAG GTGCAGGTCGgcttgctcctcctccagctcctccggCACGTTCCCCGAACACGGAGCTGTCAACCCGCATTCCTCCCCCACCGCCTCCACCTCTCCTGCCCCCATCCAGTCTCAGGAACGGACACCTGCAAAGCCTGG CTCTGGCAGATGATTTTGAATCCAAGTTCCACTTCCACCCGGTAGAAGATTTACCTCCTCCAGACGAGTTCAGGCCCTTCCATCGGATCTACCCCAGCAAAGAGAACagag tGAACCCCAAACCACAAATGATTAGGACACACCTCAGATGA